The sequence GCACGCCGTCCTCGTCGGCGAGGACCACGTCATCGCAGCCGACCCGCCACTCCCCCACCTGCGCCGAGATCGACGCGTCCGCCGGCCGGGCATCGAGCCGCCGCGGCCCGGTCGGCGTGGCGCCGAGGCTGAACACCGGCAGCCCGACCGCCCGGATGTCCACGGTGTCGCGATGCAGGCCCCAGATGACGACCCCGGCCAGCCCCGCCGCCTGCGCCTCCAGCACCACCAGGTCGCCGACGCACGCCTCGTCGGTGCGCCCCGCGTTGTCGACCACCAGCACGTCGCCGGGCGCGGCCCGGTCGATCGCCTCCAGGAAGATGTCGACGCTGCCGACATGCCGCGCCGGGCACACCCGCCCGACCGCCCGCCCGCCGGCCACCACCGGCCCGAACCCGGCGGGGGCGCAGCGCACCGGGACGCCGGCCCGCAGGCAGGCGTCGGCGACGTGGGCGGTGGTCAGCGCGGCGAACCGCCGGCGCAGACTGTCCGGGTCGATGCTCATGGCCGCGACGCTAACCGGCCGGGCCGGACCGTGGCAGGGGCCAGTTTCCGCTCCGTGGCCCTGCCGCCCGGCGTGAGTCGGATTCGCTCGGGAACCGGACCTGCGGCAACCGGATCCGTGCGGGAACCCAGCCGCCCGGCCGGGCCGTCGCCCGGGCGGCGTGACGCACCGGGGTCAGCGGCGGAACGTCCGGTCGAGCAGATCGAACAGGGCCGACCAGTGGCGCTCGCCGGCCCGCTCGTCGTATATCGGGGTGTCGGACTGGCTGTAGCCGTGCGGGGCGCCCGGATACACCTCGTAAGGTAGGCGACCCCGGCCGCATCCAGGGCCTTCTCCAGCGTGGCGATCTGCTCGGCGGTCATCGACGGGTCCTGGTCGGCGTGGCCGAAGTACAGCTCGCCGGTGACCGCGCCGACGGCCAGCTGCGGGCTGTCCGGAGCGTCGGTGACCAACCGCCCGGCGTGGAAGACCGCCGCCGCCGCGATCCGATCCGGGTGCGCCTCGATGGCCCGCAGCGCGTTCATCCCGCCCAAGCATTGACATCCTCTCCCGCCTAATGGCGGGACATTCCCGCTTCCAGCGCCGTACGTTGCCGACGCTGGGTGGGTGGTCGACAGGACGCCTTTCGGCTCCTGTCCCGGACTGCCCGCCCGGTCAGTGGGGACGCCGCCTCAGCGGCGTCCCGGACGTTGATCGCCGCGTTCACGTCAGCGTTCGCCTGATGTCCGCAGGACCCGCACCGGAACAGCGCTTGGCTTTCGCGATTGTTCCGGTCGGTGTGCCCGCAGCGACTACACCGCTGGGAGGTGAATGCGGCTGGCACCTTCACGATTCGGGTGCCGGTGGTACGTGCACGATTGGCCAAGGCCACCTGGAACATGCCCCAGCCCTTGTCGAGGATCGCCCGGTTCAGTCCGGCCTTCGCGGCCACGTTGACGCCAGGCTCGGCGATGGTGCCCTTCGCGGTGCCGGTCATCGCCTTGACGCGGAGGCGTTCGATTTTGA comes from Micromonospora viridifaciens and encodes:
- a CDS encoding RraA family protein; amino-acid sequence: MSIDPDSLRRRFAALTTAHVADACLRAGVPVRCAPAGFGPVVAGGRAVGRVCPARHVGSVDIFLEAIDRAAPGDVLVVDNAGRTDEACVGDLVVLEAQAAGLAGVVIWGLHRDTVDIRAVGLPVFSLGATPTGPRRLDARPADASISAQVGEWRVGCDDVVLADEDGVLFVPGDRAAELFDLAESIRDVERRQADRIRAGEPLRAQVGFGAYLSAREDQPSLTFREHLRRVGGAIEE
- a CDS encoding dienelactone hydrolase family protein, translated to MYPGAPHGYSQSDTPIYDERAGERHWSALFDLLDRTFRR